The Rhizobium etli 8C-3 genome has a segment encoding these proteins:
- a CDS encoding universal stress protein, whose product MLISGNAEPALDRLNPNHIILATDFSARCDRAQDRAVQLAIEWNATLTAVHALSDIGLTTPPSLREAYRTAAMRNAGLLRQELASTEGLRSSVVVEEGPVEAVILAAVRAAPIDTRRLVIVQKPTDVAATSALPCRTPFILELAKTLSEGDFRLAAS is encoded by the coding sequence ATGTTGATATCCGGAAATGCAGAACCTGCACTGGACCGACTGAATCCCAACCATATCATCCTCGCGACCGACTTCAGCGCAAGATGCGACCGGGCACAGGACCGGGCGGTCCAGCTAGCGATCGAGTGGAACGCCACCCTGACTGCCGTTCACGCCCTCAGCGATATTGGCCTCACAACCCCCCCGTCGTTACGTGAAGCATACCGCACAGCCGCGATGCGCAACGCGGGTCTCCTGCGCCAGGAACTCGCCTCTACCGAAGGGCTTCGCTCCTCGGTGGTAGTGGAGGAGGGGCCGGTGGAGGCCGTGATCCTGGCTGCTGTCCGAGCCGCCCCCATTGACACCCGGCGGCTTGTCATTGTGCAGAAGCCTACGGATGTCGCTGCTACTTCCGCTTTACCATGTCGGACGCCATTCATACTCGAACTCGCGAAGACATTATCGGAGGGCGACTTCCGGCTGGCGGCAAGCTGA
- a CDS encoding transposase produces the protein MVNEVAERHGLKPNHLSTWRTMARQGKLVLPAPEDAVEFAAVIVDPPVLEPPIKKASRPEIMFGAVTIRWKKAHLPPASPL, from the coding sequence ATGGTGAATGAGGTCGCAGAGCGCCATGGCTTGAAGCCGAACCACCTTTCCACCTGGCGGACGATGGCGCGTCAGGGCAAATTGGTTCTGCCAGCACCCGAGGATGCGGTGGAGTTCGCAGCGGTGATCGTCGATCCACCTGTTTTGGAGCCGCCGATCAAGAAAGCTAGTCGCCCCGAGATCATGTTCGGTGCTGTCACTATCCGATGGAAGAAGGCGCATCTGCCGCCCGCATCGCCGCTGTAG
- the tnpB gene encoding IS66 family insertion sequence element accessory protein TnpB → MILPSNRVRIMVATKPVHFRKGHDGLAALVKNELHKNPFTGAVFVFHYWDGTGLVMAYKRLEEHPGRIFGTA, encoded by the coding sequence ATGATCCTTCCATCGAACCGCGTTCGGATCATGGTGGCGACCAAGCCAGTCCACTTCCGCAAGGGTCATGATGGACTGGCGGCGCTGGTCAAAAATGAGCTGCACAAGAACCCGTTCACCGGGGCGGTCTTTGTATTCCACTACTGGGATGGCACCGGTCTGGTGATGGCCTACAAGCGCCTGGAGGAGCATCCTGGCCGGATATTCGGGACGGCTTGA
- a CDS encoding CopG family transcriptional regulator, with protein sequence MRTTLAIDDDVLIAAKAMATQQRRSVGEVISELARRSLRRPPSSGERNGIPLLSARPDAPPVTLEIVNALRDELP encoded by the coding sequence ATGAGAACGACCTTGGCAATTGACGACGATGTCCTGATCGCCGCAAAAGCGATGGCAACCCAGCAGCGCCGGAGCGTCGGCGAGGTCATTTCTGAGCTGGCGAGACGTTCTCTGCGCCGACCGCCCAGCAGCGGTGAGCGCAACGGTATTCCTCTCCTGTCAGCTCGGCCGGATGCGCCGCCAGTGACGCTCGAAATCGTGAACGCCTTGCGTGACGAACTGCCGTGA
- a CDS encoding TA system VapC family ribonuclease toxin, giving the protein MTFLLDVNVMIALIDPGHVAHDDAHEWFVAMGQTAWATCPITENGVIRIVGNPKYPNSPGSPSLVMEIVRKLRSLPGHSFWPDDVSLVGSDDIAPTKILTSGQVTDTYLLALAKARGGQLATFDRKLSAAAVTRGNSALHLITTSRS; this is encoded by the coding sequence GTGACTTTCCTGCTCGACGTCAATGTGATGATTGCCTTAATCGATCCGGGCCATGTAGCCCATGATGATGCGCACGAATGGTTCGTGGCGATGGGTCAGACCGCGTGGGCTACCTGCCCCATTACCGAAAATGGTGTCATCCGGATTGTCGGCAACCCCAAATATCCCAACTCTCCCGGTTCACCGTCACTCGTGATGGAGATCGTCCGCAAATTGCGGTCGCTCCCCGGTCACAGTTTTTGGCCGGACGATGTGAGCCTTGTCGGGTCGGATGATATCGCTCCCACGAAAATTCTAACGTCGGGACAGGTCACTGACACCTACCTGCTTGCGCTAGCCAAGGCGCGTGGTGGCCAGCTGGCGACATTCGATCGCAAGCTGTCAGCAGCAGCGGTTACAAGGGGCAATTCTGCCTTGCACCTGATCACCACGAGTAGATCGTGA
- a CDS encoding LysR family transcriptional regulator: MKQQKLDLNGIAVFNKVAGAGSFSAAARELGMPRATVSRIVARLEAALGAQLFYRNTRRVELTELGRAYHEAAAEGLGLIGAAGEAVMAARAEPSGLLRVSAPINFGTMSLIPWISEFLDAHKQVRISLRLVDDKIDPLAERLDLAILTGPQPDSSYRSRRLAASSLILVASPAYVARRGAPERLDSLVAHDFVLFSSDLGKEAWSLDGPEGRVEITVSGRVNVKGPHAELSAALCGLGIALLPAVVTAPYIETGELVQVLPGYGRQSGTITAVFPANRHQPAALRALLDFLVARMAEREPARPFLAGQLQTSRSESCCWPGRASRGETSKICFRDEHGDG; encoded by the coding sequence ATGAAACAACAAAAACTCGACCTCAATGGCATCGCCGTGTTTAACAAGGTCGCCGGGGCCGGCAGCTTTAGCGCCGCGGCGCGCGAGCTCGGCATGCCGCGCGCGACCGTCAGCCGGATCGTTGCGCGGCTCGAAGCAGCGCTGGGGGCGCAGCTGTTCTATCGCAACACACGCCGGGTGGAGTTGACCGAGCTCGGCCGCGCCTACCACGAGGCGGCGGCAGAGGGCCTGGGGCTCATCGGAGCGGCCGGCGAAGCGGTCATGGCGGCGCGCGCCGAGCCGTCGGGACTGCTGCGTGTTTCGGCGCCCATCAATTTTGGCACCATGTCGCTCATTCCTTGGATTTCAGAATTTCTCGACGCGCACAAACAAGTGCGCATCTCGTTGCGCCTGGTCGACGACAAGATTGATCCGCTGGCCGAAAGGCTGGACCTTGCCATCCTCACCGGCCCGCAGCCCGACTCCAGTTACCGCAGCCGCCGTCTCGCGGCTTCATCCCTGATCCTCGTTGCCAGCCCCGCCTATGTCGCACGACGGGGTGCGCCGGAGAGGCTGGACTCTCTTGTCGCTCACGATTTCGTGCTGTTCTCGTCCGATCTGGGGAAAGAGGCGTGGAGCCTCGATGGACCGGAGGGGCGGGTTGAAATCACTGTTTCAGGCCGCGTCAACGTCAAGGGGCCGCATGCCGAGCTCAGTGCCGCGCTCTGCGGACTCGGTATTGCGCTGCTGCCGGCGGTGGTAACCGCCCCATACATCGAGACAGGTGAGTTGGTGCAGGTGCTGCCGGGCTATGGCCGGCAGAGCGGGACGATAACGGCGGTCTTTCCCGCCAACCGGCACCAGCCGGCAGCGCTGCGCGCTCTCCTCGATTTTCTCGTCGCCAGGATGGCCGAGCGCGAGCCGGCACGACCCTTTCTTGCAGGCCAGCTGCAGACCAGCCGCTCAGAATCGTGCTGCTGGCCCGGGCGTGCTAGTCGAGGGGAAACTTCAAAAATCTGCTTTCGAGATGAGCACGGAGATGGCTGA
- a CDS encoding SDR family oxidoreductase gives MSQITDTPAGMRIRRRTVLQAGAAVLLVAAGPLRAQETPPPIVLITGTSSGFGRKMAEGFARRGSRVFATMRDMERRNAPAAKELRTLAAQEKLAIEVLELDVLSDVSIAAAVERAITRAGRIDLLVSNAGIVVPGPVELQPPAYFQSNIETNAFGAMRVIKAVVPHMRQAGQGTIIQMSGALGRAIDPMLGGYCASKLVLEAACDALGYKLAASNIEVAVVQPAGAYPTRFQSNGLRYWEELLASLGPEERPMLDLYAPHIKAMLAGLEPDTSLDPQEVADAVLRLAAMGFGTRPNRLTVGPYIDGIDPVNAAHGQLQTDMIGHSPAASLFTLK, from the coding sequence ATGAGCCAAATCACCGACACTCCAGCCGGAATGCGCATCCGGCGGCGCACGGTTCTGCAAGCCGGCGCCGCCGTCCTCCTCGTTGCCGCGGGTCCGCTGCGCGCCCAGGAGACGCCGCCGCCGATCGTCCTCATCACCGGCACTAGCTCCGGCTTCGGTCGGAAGATGGCAGAGGGCTTCGCCCGCCGAGGCTCACGGGTTTTTGCCACCATGCGCGACATGGAACGTCGCAACGCCCCTGCGGCCAAGGAGCTGCGCACTCTGGCGGCGCAGGAGAAGCTTGCCATCGAGGTACTCGAACTCGACGTACTGAGCGATGTATCTATCGCCGCGGCCGTCGAGCGCGCCATCACCCGTGCCGGCCGCATCGACCTCCTCGTCAGCAACGCCGGCATCGTTGTGCCGGGTCCGGTCGAGCTGCAGCCGCCCGCATATTTCCAATCCAATATCGAGACCAATGCCTTCGGCGCCATGCGGGTCATCAAGGCGGTCGTCCCGCATATGCGGCAGGCGGGCCAGGGCACGATCATCCAGATGTCGGGTGCGCTCGGCCGGGCGATCGACCCGATGCTCGGTGGCTACTGCGCCTCCAAGCTCGTCCTCGAGGCCGCGTGCGATGCCCTCGGCTACAAACTGGCCGCCTCCAATATTGAGGTGGCCGTGGTTCAGCCGGCGGGCGCCTATCCGACGCGGTTTCAGAGCAACGGCCTCCGCTACTGGGAGGAACTGCTCGCAAGCCTTGGCCCGGAAGAACGGCCCATGCTCGACCTCTATGCGCCGCACATTAAGGCGATGCTCGCCGGGCTCGAGCCTGACACCAGCCTTGATCCGCAGGAGGTGGCCGACGCTGTTCTCAGGCTGGCGGCGATGGGGTTCGGCACGCGGCCGAACCGGCTGACCGTCGGCCCCTACATTGACGGCATCGATCCGGTGAACGCCGCCCACGGGCAGCTGCAGACCGATATGATAGGCCACTCGCCGGCCGCCAGCCTCTTCACCCTCAAGTGA
- a CDS encoding CHAD domain-containing protein produces the protein MAEEVELKLELAPGAVEDALGSGLLGEPTSILQQTSTYFDTTDRKLFDRGFTLRIRKTGNSLVQTVKAIGESASLFARSEWETPVEQGQPVLDHSSPIENEFGIDIVLVPKFDVEIERRIWNFDEQHSKIEVAVDQGEVVSGERRMSVREVELELKDGDPADLFIFARKLDATAPFRFGVRSKAERGFALIDAERLVYKAERLHLEKSMRASTSFQTIAESCFRHFRLNEDILLRQRNPEALHQARVAIRRLRSAFSIYKPMLPGDEPQRLKDEFRWLAQVLGEARNVDVLLPKANDADVRSRLDDAREKAYDDAIAALTSSRARALMLDFNEWLRCGGYLSHDQTAKIREQPAADFARSALQRMRKKLKKHGQALAETDDEHRHEARKDAKKFRYAAEFFATLFDDKRGERRHEKFIALMASLQDELGALNDLVTGPDVLEKLGLSEHPARDGVVSHADKSRLIDAAQIALDEVIDAKRFWK, from the coding sequence TTGGCTGAAGAGGTCGAACTTAAGCTGGAACTCGCTCCCGGCGCTGTCGAGGACGCTCTTGGGTCCGGGCTGCTTGGCGAACCGACGAGCATCCTTCAGCAAACCTCGACATATTTCGATACGACAGATCGAAAACTATTCGACCGCGGCTTCACACTCCGCATCCGGAAGACCGGAAATAGTCTCGTCCAGACAGTAAAGGCCATCGGGGAAAGCGCGTCGTTGTTTGCCCGGTCGGAATGGGAGACTCCGGTGGAGCAAGGCCAGCCTGTCCTCGATCATTCCAGCCCGATTGAAAACGAGTTCGGGATAGACATCGTTCTCGTGCCGAAGTTCGACGTTGAGATCGAGCGTCGCATCTGGAATTTCGACGAACAGCATTCGAAGATCGAGGTTGCAGTCGATCAGGGCGAGGTGGTCTCCGGGGAGCGGCGAATGTCCGTCCGAGAGGTCGAACTCGAACTCAAAGACGGCGATCCCGCGGACCTGTTCATCTTTGCCCGAAAACTTGACGCCACCGCGCCTTTCCGGTTCGGCGTGCGGTCGAAGGCGGAACGCGGATTTGCACTGATCGACGCCGAGCGATTGGTTTACAAAGCCGAACGCCTTCACCTCGAAAAGAGTATGCGTGCCAGCACCTCCTTCCAAACGATTGCCGAATCGTGTTTCCGGCATTTCCGCCTCAACGAAGATATTCTGCTGCGACAGCGCAACCCGGAGGCCCTCCACCAGGCTCGTGTCGCTATCCGGCGCCTTCGCTCCGCCTTCTCGATTTACAAGCCGATGCTGCCCGGGGACGAGCCACAGCGGCTGAAGGATGAGTTCCGATGGCTGGCGCAGGTGCTTGGTGAAGCCCGAAACGTCGATGTCCTGCTGCCGAAGGCTAACGATGCCGATGTGCGCTCCCGCCTAGATGACGCAAGGGAAAAGGCTTACGACGACGCTATTGCAGCTCTCACGTCGAGCCGCGCGCGGGCTCTCATGCTCGACTTCAACGAGTGGCTCCGGTGCGGCGGGTACCTATCACACGATCAAACCGCCAAGATCCGAGAACAGCCGGCGGCAGACTTTGCCCGCTCGGCATTACAGCGAATGCGCAAGAAGTTGAAGAAGCATGGGCAGGCGCTTGCCGAAACCGACGATGAGCATCGTCATGAGGCACGCAAGGATGCAAAGAAATTTCGCTACGCCGCCGAATTCTTCGCCACTTTGTTCGACGACAAGCGCGGTGAACGTCGCCATGAGAAGTTTATCGCCCTGATGGCAAGCCTTCAGGATGAGCTCGGTGCGCTGAACGATCTGGTGACCGGCCCCGACGTTCTGGAAAAGCTCGGTCTTTCCGAGCATCCGGCTCGGGACGGGGTGGTTTCGCATGCGGACAAGTCGAGACTGATCGATGCCGCCCAGATCGCACTGGACGAGGTCATTGATGCAAAGCGGTTTTGGAAATGA
- a CDS encoding endonuclease/exonuclease/phosphatase family protein: MRIRELLVGALAVLPSAALASQSTTIPEIQSAGHSSALDGRMVRFEGVVTQLRDGSFYVQDPVGDGDDMTSDGILVRRKPAGLSTGDMVRIEGVVEEQQGKFIEFTQTTIKDLVYKKIGQGVLPNPVIVGGGHLPPTETVVSTARGFDPSRSGADFFETLEGMMIEVKSPIVVGPMKGDIFYVVADQGKNATGMNSLGGITATPGDANPERIRVKIDKPLLPENFQVSLGDTFTSLKGAVTTDGGAYGIQLSEPSGYSAKAWTSTSVASPPEADVLTIASYNVENLDTRLEDVTMVPSKDDIDDDVGDGKFAAIAKHIVGLLGSPDVVALQEVQDDDGGEYSDAVGGGKTLQALLDAIVVEGGPIYKTISFDPIDDAEGGQPGANIRVAFLYNPERVAADLANARRIEDASFERTRLPLAVPFIFTGRQVMVINVHFSSKSGSDPLYGKNQPPKDATLAARTEQARAVRAFIRTLPADANRSVLVVGDFNTLWYEEPMLLLTGGDPAMSNLALVEPPEERISYVFDGNSQSLDQVLVLLGSNQSAVLTTAHVNSVMPESKQTSDHDPKYVKLKIH; encoded by the coding sequence ATGAGAATTCGTGAGCTACTGGTAGGGGCGCTGGCTGTCCTGCCATCTGCGGCATTGGCATCTCAATCTACCACGATTCCTGAAATCCAGAGTGCGGGCCATTCATCGGCGCTTGACGGCAGAATGGTTCGCTTTGAGGGCGTCGTCACGCAACTACGGGACGGCAGCTTCTATGTACAGGATCCGGTTGGCGACGGCGACGATATGACCTCAGACGGCATCCTCGTCAGGCGCAAACCTGCCGGGCTATCAACCGGCGACATGGTGAGGATCGAGGGAGTTGTCGAAGAACAGCAAGGCAAATTCATCGAATTCACCCAGACAACCATCAAGGACCTGGTCTACAAGAAGATCGGACAAGGGGTTCTACCCAATCCGGTGATTGTCGGTGGCGGGCACTTGCCTCCGACAGAAACCGTCGTCTCGACGGCCAGAGGATTCGATCCCAGCCGATCGGGAGCGGACTTCTTCGAGACACTGGAAGGCATGATGATCGAGGTCAAGTCGCCGATCGTCGTCGGCCCTATGAAAGGGGATATCTTTTACGTGGTCGCCGATCAGGGCAAGAACGCAACTGGTATGAATTCCCTTGGTGGCATCACCGCGACGCCGGGCGACGCGAACCCTGAGCGTATCCGCGTCAAAATCGATAAGCCGCTGCTGCCTGAGAACTTTCAAGTCAGCCTTGGCGATACCTTCACGTCGCTCAAGGGAGCCGTCACGACTGACGGCGGCGCTTACGGAATTCAGCTTTCCGAGCCATCGGGCTACTCAGCTAAAGCCTGGACGTCGACATCCGTAGCCTCGCCGCCGGAAGCAGATGTTCTCACGATCGCCAGCTACAACGTGGAGAACCTCGATACCCGTTTGGAGGATGTGACGATGGTCCCGTCCAAGGATGATATCGACGACGATGTGGGCGACGGCAAGTTCGCAGCTATAGCAAAGCATATCGTCGGACTTCTCGGCTCCCCGGACGTCGTGGCGTTGCAAGAGGTCCAGGACGACGATGGAGGCGAGTACAGCGACGCTGTCGGTGGGGGCAAAACTCTCCAAGCGCTCTTAGATGCAATCGTCGTGGAAGGCGGGCCCATTTACAAGACCATCTCATTCGACCCCATCGACGATGCCGAAGGAGGCCAACCCGGCGCCAACATCCGCGTCGCATTCCTCTACAACCCCGAAAGGGTGGCAGCTGACCTCGCCAACGCGCGTCGGATCGAAGACGCTTCGTTCGAACGGACGCGGCTCCCACTCGCTGTGCCATTCATTTTCACTGGCAGGCAGGTAATGGTGATCAATGTCCACTTCTCATCGAAAAGCGGAAGCGATCCCCTCTACGGCAAGAACCAACCTCCTAAGGATGCGACGCTCGCTGCGAGAACCGAACAAGCTCGAGCAGTGAGAGCTTTCATACGAACACTACCGGCTGACGCGAACCGCTCGGTGCTTGTTGTGGGCGACTTCAACACTCTTTGGTACGAGGAGCCGATGCTTCTCCTGACAGGCGGCGATCCCGCGATGTCAAATCTCGCTTTAGTCGAGCCGCCAGAAGAGCGGATCAGTTATGTCTTCGACGGCAACTCCCAGTCTCTCGACCAGGTCCTAGTGTTGCTTGGATCAAACCAGTCGGCCGTTTTGACCACTGCACACGTGAATTCCGTTATGCCTGAATCGAAACAGACCAGCGACCATGATCCGAAATACGTGAAGCTGAAGATTCATTGA
- a CDS encoding protein phosphatase 2C domain-containing protein: protein MAFAIQWYCQHGTRTADNRDHAGVGIRGDSILAIVLDGSTSGPASGLFAREIAQRVVDWFVTTTANITAATITEKLRDIHAALAGDFRNDSASYALFCADATRQAIALHAGDCLLAHRDGNGQISWLMQPHTLANALYAIPHAILAKLDARHALTRSLRSRNFVAPDLTLIDLHDQELLIGTDGFWADLDPAAQSAFADGRFPANEAERDDRGLLSLSRAAGASTEISGTHATASIYVRRA from the coding sequence ATGGCCTTTGCGATTCAATGGTATTGTCAGCATGGAACGAGAACAGCCGACAATCGTGATCATGCCGGCGTCGGCATTCGCGGTGATTCAATCCTGGCAATCGTTCTCGACGGATCGACCTCAGGACCGGCGAGCGGGCTGTTTGCGCGAGAGATCGCGCAGCGCGTGGTCGATTGGTTCGTGACGACAACCGCCAACATCACGGCCGCGACCATCACGGAGAAGCTTCGCGACATTCATGCGGCCCTCGCTGGGGACTTTCGAAACGACTCAGCAAGCTACGCCCTGTTTTGTGCAGACGCTACACGGCAGGCCATCGCATTGCACGCAGGTGATTGCCTTCTCGCCCATCGCGACGGTAATGGGCAGATATCGTGGCTTATGCAGCCACATACGCTTGCAAACGCGCTATACGCCATCCCGCATGCCATTCTCGCCAAACTAGACGCAAGACATGCTCTCACGCGTAGCCTCCGATCGAGAAACTTCGTGGCTCCCGATCTGACATTGATCGACCTGCACGACCAGGAGCTGCTTATCGGGACGGACGGCTTCTGGGCGGATCTGGACCCTGCCGCGCAGAGTGCTTTTGCTGACGGGCGGTTTCCTGCCAACGAGGCCGAGCGCGATGATCGCGGCCTTCTTTCGCTCTCGCGAGCCGCGGGGGCGTCGACGGAAATTTCCGGCACCCACGCAACGGCGAGCATCTACGTCAGAAGGGCGTGA
- a CDS encoding LysR family transcriptional regulator, with protein MPVRQDPPGTRTLEAFVRAAEASSLSVAAKTLGLTQSAVSQRIASLERQLGARLFLRTPAGVILTSVGEAYLPAVRTALDGLRHAQERIVSRKTAVRLSVVPSFARCWLLPRLGKLATAHPDVDIVLHVSDERVEVDDGGYDLAVRLSRSAADSIRLFDDGEDERVVVVARSTRIVSDADDPFAGLTLYHDDCSRLGVPAEQGWTQWYEATERSRPAWAPGIVVNDASMAAGAAIAGQGVALVRRLLVRDHLLDGTLATLGPPLPHAGRTTLITRRRTTRTASADRVADWLVDEASRGCAEKADPAPDHAHPNP; from the coding sequence ATGCCCGTCAGGCAAGACCCCCCGGGAACGCGTACGCTTGAGGCCTTCGTCCGGGCCGCAGAAGCGTCGAGCCTGAGCGTTGCCGCGAAGACATTGGGCCTGACGCAGAGCGCCGTCAGCCAGCGGATCGCCTCCCTTGAACGTCAATTGGGAGCCCGGCTCTTCCTACGCACACCAGCCGGCGTCATCCTGACCAGCGTCGGGGAAGCGTATCTCCCAGCCGTCAGGACAGCACTCGACGGCCTACGCCACGCGCAGGAGCGGATCGTGTCGCGCAAGACCGCGGTTCGCCTCAGCGTTGTTCCCTCGTTCGCACGCTGCTGGCTTCTGCCGCGCCTCGGGAAGCTCGCGACCGCGCATCCCGACGTGGACATCGTCCTGCACGTGTCCGACGAGAGGGTCGAGGTCGACGATGGCGGCTATGACCTCGCGGTCCGCCTCAGTCGGTCGGCGGCGGACAGCATTCGTCTTTTCGATGATGGGGAAGACGAACGAGTGGTCGTTGTGGCGCGCTCCACACGGATCGTCTCGGATGCCGACGATCCCTTCGCTGGCCTCACGCTCTACCATGACGATTGCTCCCGGCTGGGAGTGCCGGCGGAGCAAGGATGGACGCAATGGTACGAGGCGACCGAGCGCTCGCGTCCGGCGTGGGCCCCCGGGATCGTGGTCAACGATGCGAGCATGGCGGCCGGTGCCGCGATCGCCGGCCAGGGGGTGGCGCTCGTCCGACGTTTACTCGTTCGGGATCATCTGCTCGACGGCACCCTCGCGACCCTCGGACCGCCCCTCCCTCACGCTGGCCGCACGACCCTCATCACACGCCGGCGGACAACAAGGACCGCAAGTGCGGACCGCGTCGCCGACTGGTTGGTCGACGAGGCCAGTCGCGGTTGCGCCGAGAAGGCGGACCCCGCCCCCGACCACGCTCATCCGAATCCATAG
- a CDS encoding DinB family protein: MEPKFLVLARWTVWANRCLYDACAGLAQEEYYKRRSSAFPSIHLTLNHLLATDRIWLGRLSGDGHSIPSLDYEVCPDFPSLRLARGKEDDRLTGVVQRLVEEGRPSAMLDYISMDGRPQTMRVDLVLSHLFLHHAHHRGQVHCLLSQTAVAPPSLDLTYFPREGT, encoded by the coding sequence ATGGAACCAAAGTTTCTGGTGTTAGCTCGTTGGACGGTCTGGGCCAATCGTTGCCTCTACGACGCTTGTGCCGGGCTGGCGCAGGAGGAGTACTACAAGCGGAGATCGTCCGCCTTTCCCTCGATACATTTGACCCTCAACCATCTTCTCGCGACAGATCGGATCTGGCTGGGCCGCCTGTCCGGCGATGGGCACAGCATCCCCTCCTTGGATTACGAGGTCTGCCCGGATTTTCCGAGCCTGCGCCTAGCACGCGGGAAGGAGGACGATCGACTGACAGGGGTCGTGCAGAGGCTCGTCGAGGAGGGGCGGCCAAGCGCCATGCTCGACTACATCAGCATGGATGGCCGGCCCCAGACCATGCGGGTAGATCTCGTGCTGTCCCACCTGTTCCTGCACCATGCTCATCACCGCGGTCAAGTCCATTGTCTTCTCTCGCAAACGGCCGTTGCCCCGCCGTCCCTCGACCTGACCTATTTTCCGAGGGAGGGGACATGA
- a CDS encoding glutathione S-transferase C-terminal domain-containing protein: MIDVYFWPTPNCYKVTLFLEEAGIPYRIIAVDIGQGAQFRSEFSAISPNSRIPAIVDHLEEDVTAIPIFESGAILVYLAEKIGRFLPEETSERTVVMQWLFWQVGGLGPMAGQAHHFRHYAPELIPYAVDRYTTEVTRLYGVLDRRLDGRGFLADGYSIADMAVFPWVNRYAKQGQDLARFPNVARWFRSISERPATNSAYRTGPVDPRSSVIAVV; the protein is encoded by the coding sequence ATGATCGACGTGTACTTCTGGCCCACCCCGAACTGCTACAAGGTTACGCTGTTCCTGGAGGAGGCCGGGATCCCGTATCGGATCATAGCCGTAGACATCGGCCAGGGTGCGCAGTTTCGATCCGAGTTCTCGGCCATCTCCCCGAACAGCCGCATACCTGCCATCGTCGATCATCTAGAGGAAGATGTAACCGCGATACCCATCTTTGAAAGCGGGGCTATATTGGTCTACCTGGCCGAGAAAATCGGTCGATTCCTGCCAGAAGAGACATCCGAAAGAACGGTTGTGATGCAGTGGCTGTTCTGGCAGGTTGGCGGCCTCGGGCCTATGGCCGGTCAAGCCCACCATTTCCGGCACTATGCCCCGGAACTCATTCCATACGCTGTCGATCGGTATACGACGGAAGTCACGCGGCTCTACGGAGTGCTGGACCGCCGGCTGGATGGCAGGGGTTTCCTGGCGGACGGCTACTCCATAGCCGACATGGCGGTCTTCCCGTGGGTGAACCGCTACGCGAAGCAAGGTCAGGATCTCGCACGGTTCCCAAACGTCGCTCGATGGTTCCGAAGCATCTCGGAGCGGCCGGCGACGAACTCGGCCTACAGGACCGGGCCGGTCGACCCTCGGTCATCGGTGATCGCGGTAGTTTAG